A stretch of Myroides oncorhynchi DNA encodes these proteins:
- a CDS encoding LLM class flavin-dependent oxidoreductase — MNLNIPYSFLDLAIIGENRSTTDTLYDVLKVAQHIEHCGFNRLWVAEHHNMPHIASSATSVLIGYLAGGTKTIRVGSGGIMLPNHSSLVIAEQFGTLEALYPNRIDLGLGRAPGTDQATALALRRNDFNAANYFPQQIEELKTYFKVNEGAKVRSFPGEGCDIPMWILGSSTDSAYLAAELGMPYAFASHFAPDHLVQAAAIYRKNFVPSVQYAKPYFMPCVNVIVADTNEEADRLATSFYKMFLGIIRNDRKPLQKPYDSMQGNWTDYEEYIVRQKTYYSYIGDKEYVKQGLKELFSAIEIDEIMITTPVYNTDDRIKSVELFSELMKYNI, encoded by the coding sequence ATGAACCTAAATATACCTTACTCATTTCTTGATTTAGCCATTATTGGCGAGAACAGGTCAACCACAGATACATTATATGACGTTTTAAAAGTAGCTCAGCATATAGAACACTGTGGGTTTAATCGATTATGGGTAGCCGAACATCATAATATGCCTCATATTGCATCTTCAGCCACTTCTGTATTGATTGGTTATCTTGCTGGTGGAACCAAAACTATTCGTGTTGGTTCAGGAGGAATAATGTTACCTAATCATTCTTCTTTAGTGATAGCTGAACAGTTTGGAACACTTGAAGCTCTTTATCCTAATAGAATTGATTTGGGATTAGGTAGGGCTCCAGGTACTGATCAGGCGACTGCCTTGGCTTTAAGACGCAATGATTTTAATGCAGCGAATTACTTTCCACAACAGATTGAGGAATTAAAAACTTATTTTAAGGTGAACGAAGGAGCTAAAGTTAGATCTTTTCCTGGGGAAGGATGTGATATTCCTATGTGGATTTTAGGTTCTAGTACTGATAGTGCTTACTTGGCAGCAGAGTTAGGAATGCCTTATGCTTTTGCTAGCCATTTTGCTCCTGATCATTTAGTTCAAGCAGCAGCTATTTATAGAAAGAATTTTGTTCCTTCTGTTCAATATGCAAAACCTTATTTTATGCCTTGTGTTAATGTTATAGTTGCCGATACTAATGAAGAGGCTGACAGATTAGCTACCTCTTTTTATAAAATGTTCTTAGGTATTATTAGAAATGACAGAAAGCCTCTTCAGAAACCATATGATTCAATGCAGGGTAATTGGACAGATTATGAAGAATATATTGTTCGTCAAAAAACATATTATTCTTATATAGGTGATAAAGAGTATGTGAAACAAGGTTTAAAAGAGTTGTTTAGCGCAATTGAGATTGATGAAATCATGATTACGACTCCTGTATATAATACAGATGATAGAATTAAAAGTGTAGAATTGTTTTCAGAGTTAATGAAGTACAATATTTAA